One Verrucomicrobiota bacterium JB022 genomic region harbors:
- the hemN gene encoding oxygen-independent coproporphyrinogen III oxidase, with the protein MLPRALVEKYQRPGPRYTSYPTALHFTDKVEPATLIADAVQQTGPRSLYFHLPFCESLCWFCACAKVITKDTSRADRYLQALERELDLYVAATGAERPVEQLHLGGGSPSFFTVAQLARLMELVRQRFTYAPDAELSVELDPRTVDAEKIAVLAETGFRRASFGVQDVEPKVQEAIHRIQPSEMNRQCIEQARAAGFNSVNIDLIYGLPEQTPQSWTRTLDEVLTYQPDRLAIFAYAHVPWSAPAQKILERKTPLPETEERLAMLERANERLLAAGYAFIGMDHYALPDDELAVAQREGTLHRNFQGYSTRAGREIAGFGMSAISQTSGSFRQNVKDLKGYYAAVEGGSWPVDRGYLLTDDDQIRRHAIMEVMCHGRLQWADLKRAYGIQPLEYFQRSLPSLAEMEQDGLLTLTPAGLEVTDIGWRLLRNIAMTFDAYLKPEEKRHARTI; encoded by the coding sequence ATGCTTCCCCGTGCCTTAGTGGAAAAGTATCAGCGCCCCGGGCCTCGCTACACGTCGTACCCGACGGCGCTGCACTTCACGGACAAGGTCGAGCCGGCCACGTTGATCGCCGACGCGGTCCAGCAAACCGGCCCGCGTTCCCTCTACTTTCACCTGCCGTTTTGCGAGAGCCTGTGCTGGTTTTGTGCCTGCGCCAAGGTGATCACCAAGGACACTTCGCGTGCCGACCGCTACCTGCAGGCGCTGGAGCGCGAGTTGGACCTCTATGTGGCCGCGACCGGGGCCGAACGCCCGGTGGAGCAGTTGCACCTCGGCGGCGGTTCGCCCAGCTTTTTCACCGTGGCGCAACTGGCCCGGTTGATGGAGCTGGTGCGCCAGCGTTTTACGTATGCGCCTGACGCAGAACTGTCGGTGGAGTTGGACCCGCGGACCGTCGACGCCGAGAAGATCGCGGTATTGGCCGAGACGGGGTTCCGGCGTGCGTCCTTTGGCGTGCAGGATGTGGAGCCCAAGGTGCAGGAGGCAATCCACCGGATTCAGCCGAGTGAGATGAACCGCCAGTGCATCGAACAGGCCCGCGCCGCCGGTTTCAACTCCGTCAATATCGACCTGATTTACGGCCTGCCCGAGCAGACGCCGCAGAGCTGGACGCGCACGCTCGACGAGGTGCTGACTTATCAGCCCGACCGGCTGGCGATCTTTGCCTACGCCCATGTGCCGTGGTCGGCCCCCGCCCAGAAGATTCTGGAGCGCAAGACGCCGCTGCCGGAGACGGAGGAGCGCCTGGCCATGCTCGAAAGAGCCAACGAGCGTCTGTTGGCCGCCGGCTATGCCTTTATCGGGATGGACCACTACGCGTTGCCCGATGACGAGCTGGCGGTGGCCCAGCGCGAAGGCACCCTGCACCGCAACTTCCAGGGCTACAGCACGCGCGCGGGCCGCGAGATCGCAGGCTTTGGCATGAGTGCCATTTCGCAGACTTCGGGCAGCTTCCGCCAAAACGTGAAAGACCTCAAGGGCTATTACGCAGCGGTAGAGGGTGGATCATGGCCCGTGGATCGTGGTTACTTGCTGACCGACGACGACCAGATCCGCCGTCATGCGATCATGGAAGTGATGTGCCACGGTCGCCTGCAGTGGGCAGACCTGAAGCGCGCTTATGGGATCCAGCCGCTGGAGTATTTCCAGCGCAGCCTGCCCAGCCTGGCCGAAATGGAACAGGACGGCCTCCTGACGCTTACCCCGGCGGGGCTGGAAGTGACGGATATCGGCTGGCGCCTGTTGCGCAACATTGCGATGACCTTCGACGCTTATTTGAAGCCCGAAGAAAAGCGGCACGCCCGCACGATCTAA
- a CDS encoding prepilin-type N-terminal cleavage/methylation domain-containing protein: MLLLSPYARRPRRGFTLVEMAIGMAIFAVVAMAVMAAAMRAYKEAEDTNRFLAAHSLALSMLQQVTSAPGDRQAHITNGISYEVYDSEGQKYNLPINGATPVTISLHSTLDQGQRHVSGSFDVNIFLTVTRVSGYRSYQITVTCDYGVTSGGGERSIAISAFAPNTNNNAS, encoded by the coding sequence ATGCTGCTACTGTCCCCTTATGCTCGCAGGCCTCGCCGTGGCTTCACCTTGGTGGAAATGGCGATCGGCATGGCCATCTTTGCGGTCGTCGCGATGGCCGTGATGGCCGCAGCAATGCGCGCCTACAAGGAGGCCGAAGACACGAACCGCTTTCTGGCCGCACACTCGCTGGCCCTGAGCATGTTGCAGCAGGTGACCAGCGCACCGGGTGACCGGCAGGCTCACATCACCAACGGAATCTCTTACGAGGTATACGATTCTGAAGGCCAGAAGTATAACCTGCCTATCAACGGGGCCACGCCGGTCACGATCTCGCTTCACTCCACGCTCGATCAGGGTCAGCGGCACGTAAGCGGCTCTTTCGACGTGAACATCTTTCTGACGGTCACGCGCGTTTCGGGCTACCGTTCTTACCAGATCACGGTGACGTGCGACTATGGTGTGACCAGCGGTGGAGGCGAGCGCAGCATTGCGATCAGCGCCTTTGCTCCTAACACCAACAACAACGCTTCCTGA
- a CDS encoding prepilin-type N-terminal cleavage/methylation domain-containing protein, translating into MRHRFVLSPSRQAFTLLEVLISMAILSMLLGAIGVFMIEVSRSYYGAAAKTAYASEVRDLADHIGRDVLSSFTTTVYRSTTAEDWDDPKNDQLGANEAGRLLFLVQATVNYDSLPAYERIDRLIAYSVDSSKPVRNQDGETIGYPLFRYELVPPAGEDWVLQVGVYQNGEYDPNPGEAINHPATIDAYSDYIALTLQQQPEYMLTVSSENGTFNHNRAFIKLPNDGVALALGVVASSGNITDSNGDGIYEASNASIVTANTLNLSFAPRGYE; encoded by the coding sequence ATGCGTCACCGATTTGTCCTTTCGCCCTCCCGCCAGGCCTTCACGCTGCTGGAGGTGCTGATCTCGATGGCGATTCTCTCCATGCTGCTGGGGGCGATCGGGGTCTTCATGATCGAAGTGTCGCGCTCTTATTATGGCGCGGCAGCCAAGACCGCCTACGCCAGCGAGGTGCGCGACCTGGCCGACCACATCGGCCGCGATGTGCTCAGCTCGTTCACCACCACCGTCTACCGCTCGACCACCGCCGAGGATTGGGACGACCCCAAGAACGACCAACTGGGGGCCAACGAAGCGGGCCGCCTTCTGTTTCTCGTGCAGGCGACCGTCAACTACGACTCCCTGCCGGCCTATGAGCGAATCGACCGGCTGATAGCCTATTCGGTGGATAGCAGCAAGCCGGTGCGCAATCAGGATGGTGAGACGATCGGCTATCCCCTCTTCCGCTACGAGCTGGTGCCGCCAGCGGGCGAAGACTGGGTACTGCAGGTGGGCGTCTACCAGAACGGCGAATACGACCCAAACCCGGGTGAGGCTATCAACCATCCTGCCACGATCGACGCGTATTCAGACTACATTGCGCTGACTTTGCAGCAGCAGCCTGAATACATGCTGACGGTCTCTTCGGAAAACGGCACCTTTAACCACAATCGTGCTTTCATCAAGCTGCCCAACGATGGCGTGGCCTTGGCCCTTGGGGTCGTGGCCAGCAGCGGCAACATCACCGACAGCAACGGAGACGGCATTTACGAGGCCAGCAACGCCAGCATCGTCACGGCCAACACTCTCAACCTTTCCTTCGCACCAAGGGGTTACGAATGA
- the hemG gene encoding protoporphyrinogen oxidase has protein sequence MQEPSAGVVIVGAGITGLALALELERQGVSVRILEAADRVGGAIQTVREDGFLYERGPNSLLLRRPEVGQWLESHGLTDRMAAASGAVSKRFLVKSGRIRPMPRSPLSAITTPLYSPTAKLGVTLEPFRAPTDSEDESVASFVSRRLGREFLDYGIAALVNGVYAGDAERLSMRHAFPRVWNLERLGGSLIKGALKLKQQRKAAGEAPYKSRIVSWRGGLEELTGQMAAKLQQPPTLRASLEDIRRDGPGWRIAFAAVGGQRQEIRTRHVVVTTPVHRWAQLPWAAEIAPTVAQVPVPRYAPVATMLLGFRREQVRHPLDGFGVLIPPKEGQRLLGAIFSSTLFAGRAPEGQVALSCFLGGMRHQEVVDLSQTERLRIALDTLKPLLGITGEPTKVMETCWPQAIPQYELGYENLLASVQALEAAQPGLHFLGNFREGPGLYDCLDSARRHAVELAKDAGEHV, from the coding sequence ATGCAGGAGCCAAGCGCAGGGGTCGTCATCGTCGGGGCCGGGATCACCGGGCTCGCATTGGCACTGGAGCTGGAACGGCAGGGCGTGAGCGTGCGCATCCTCGAAGCCGCAGACCGCGTAGGCGGAGCGATCCAGACGGTGCGCGAAGACGGCTTTCTCTACGAGCGCGGCCCCAATTCCCTGCTGTTGCGGCGCCCGGAGGTGGGCCAATGGCTGGAAAGCCATGGGCTGACCGATCGCATGGCAGCAGCATCCGGCGCGGTGTCGAAGCGCTTCCTCGTGAAGAGTGGGCGCATCCGGCCCATGCCGCGCTCGCCCCTCTCGGCCATCACCACGCCGCTTTACTCGCCGACGGCCAAGCTGGGGGTGACGCTGGAGCCTTTTCGTGCCCCGACGGACTCGGAAGACGAGAGCGTCGCCAGTTTTGTCTCACGCCGGCTAGGTCGGGAATTCCTCGACTACGGCATCGCCGCGCTCGTCAACGGTGTCTACGCGGGCGACGCCGAGCGGCTTTCCATGCGCCATGCCTTTCCTCGGGTCTGGAACCTCGAGCGACTGGGCGGCAGCCTGATCAAAGGCGCGCTCAAGCTGAAGCAGCAGCGTAAAGCCGCAGGCGAAGCCCCATACAAGAGCCGGATTGTCTCTTGGCGTGGCGGCCTGGAGGAGTTGACGGGGCAGATGGCAGCCAAGCTGCAACAGCCCCCCACCCTGCGGGCCAGCTTGGAGGATATCCGCCGCGACGGCCCGGGCTGGCGGATCGCATTTGCAGCCGTCGGCGGCCAGCGGCAAGAGATCCGCACCCGCCATGTGGTGGTGACGACGCCGGTCCATCGCTGGGCGCAACTGCCTTGGGCGGCAGAAATCGCCCCGACGGTCGCCCAGGTGCCCGTGCCCCGCTATGCCCCCGTCGCCACGATGCTGCTGGGCTTTCGTCGCGAGCAGGTGCGGCACCCGCTGGATGGATTTGGCGTGCTGATCCCGCCCAAGGAGGGCCAGCGGCTGCTCGGCGCGATCTTCAGCTCCACCCTGTTTGCGGGGCGCGCACCAGAGGGTCAGGTGGCGCTCTCGTGCTTCCTCGGCGGCATGCGGCACCAAGAGGTAGTCGACCTCTCCCAAACCGAGCGGCTGCGCATCGCGCTGGACACACTGAAGCCACTGCTCGGCATCACAGGCGAGCCGACCAAGGTGATGGAAACGTGCTGGCCGCAGGCGATCCCGCAATACGAGTTGGGCTACGAAAACCTGTTGGCGAGTGTGCAGGCGCTGGAGGCCGCGCAACCGGGCCTGCACTTCCTCGGCAACTTCCGCGAGGGGCCTGGCCTCTACGACTGCCTCGATTCAGCCCGTCGCCATGCCGTTGAACTGGCAAAAGACGCCGGTGAGCATGTCTGA